Proteins from a single region of Acidianus ambivalens:
- a CDS encoding acyltransferase family protein — protein sequence MKYDPRLSQLRFFAAFSVALYHLWTLQIIPLVFFRPGWLGVPLFFELSIYLLLNRLDDNPSIKRYFKRRIKRIWPLYFMAVVSVFFADKYVLHLDVTYYDLILHFAFVSFAFTPFSFQYLFWSLQLEEWMYLVIPFIHMVDDKTKFRIGVTFTLVSLFYSLFIVFLPYDEFHLLYFMPPYWLGAYGWGIIAYLLQKKNYRPNSNIHYIIIGLILLQYVFVALYVKTEFVYEFYTKFALYNLILPFFALMIIKPPVIINKATVFLGEVSYGIYLWTLLFQELFGAIGIIYGILAAIATEFPLRRRETIRRLESIHYL from the coding sequence ATGAAGTATGATCCTAGACTTTCACAATTACGTTTCTTCGCAGCGTTTTCTGTCGCTCTCTACCACTTATGGACGTTACAAATAATTCCTCTCGTCTTCTTCCGCCCTGGCTGGTTAGGAGTTCCCCTCTTCTTCGAGTTGTCGATTTACTTGTTACTGAACAGGCTTGATGATAACCCCTCAATCAAACGATATTTCAAAAGGAGAATTAAACGAATATGGCCACTTTACTTCATGGCAGTTGTGTCAGTTTTCTTTGCAGATAAATACGTGCTGCATCTCGACGTTACGTATTATGATTTGATACTTCATTTCGCGTTCGTTTCATTTGCTTTTACTCCATTCTCTTTTCAGTACCTTTTCTGGTCACTTCAGCTAGAAGAGTGGATGTACCTAGTTATCCCTTTTATTCACATGGTTGACGATAAGACAAAATTTAGGATTGGTGTAACGTTTACCCTGGTTTCACTTTTCTACAGTCTCTTCATTGTCTTTCTTCCCTATGACGAATTTCATCTACTTTATTTCATGCCACCTTACTGGTTAGGTGCGTATGGATGGGGAATAATAGCTTATCTCTTGCAAAAGAAGAACTACAGACCCAATAGCAATATACATTATATTATAATAGGATTAATACTCCTACAGTACGTTTTTGTAGCGTTATACGTAAAAACTGAGTTCGTGTATGAGTTCTACACAAAGTTTGCCCTCTATAACTTAATTCTGCCCTTTTTTGCTCTCATGATAATCAAACCACCGGTCATCATTAACAAAGCAACTGTGTTCCTCGGTGAGGTGAGCTATGGGATTTACTTGTGGACGTTGCTTTTTCAAGAGCTTTTCGGTGCCATAGGTATAATTTACGGTATTTTAGCTGCAATAGCAACAGAGTTCCCATTAAGGAGGAGAGAGACAATTAGAAGGCTAGAGAGCATCCACTATCTTTGA
- a CDS encoding aldo/keto reductase produces the protein MKKFKYFTISDLALGTWKMGGGFWTPSYENDERDVNAIKKAIELGITTIDTAEMYGGGHAEELVGKAIKDFKRDDIFIITKVWPNHAKYEDVIKSAKASSSRLGTFIDLYLLHWPSSSVPICETMSAFEKLVEDGIVKFIGLSNFKPEGIQKVNECLKKNEVTAIENHYSLLDRSDEDTLEYAKKNGIAYFSYTPLEKGRISQIKVLDEIAKKYNKTPIQVALNWYISIDVMIPIVKASNIKHLEENAGAMGWKLSKEDWEAIAKA, from the coding sequence ATGAAGAAGTTTAAGTACTTTACAATCTCTGATCTAGCCTTAGGAACTTGGAAAATGGGTGGAGGTTTCTGGACTCCAAGTTACGAAAACGACGAAAGGGATGTGAACGCAATAAAGAAAGCTATAGAGCTAGGAATTACAACTATTGACACTGCAGAAATGTACGGCGGAGGTCATGCAGAAGAATTAGTGGGCAAAGCAATAAAGGACTTCAAAAGGGACGACATTTTTATTATAACTAAAGTTTGGCCAAACCACGCAAAGTATGAGGACGTAATAAAGTCAGCAAAGGCAAGTAGTTCAAGGCTCGGCACTTTCATAGACCTTTACTTACTTCACTGGCCTTCTTCCTCAGTACCAATATGCGAAACTATGAGCGCATTTGAAAAACTTGTGGAAGACGGAATCGTAAAGTTCATTGGTTTGAGCAATTTTAAACCAGAAGGTATACAAAAGGTCAACGAATGCCTTAAGAAGAACGAGGTAACTGCAATTGAAAACCATTACAGCTTGCTGGATAGGAGTGATGAAGATACTCTGGAGTATGCAAAAAAGAACGGGATTGCGTATTTTTCCTATACTCCCTTAGAAAAAGGAAGGATATCACAAATTAAGGTACTAGACGAAATTGCTAAAAAGTACAATAAAACGCCAATTCAAGTTGCTTTAAATTGGTACATATCCATTGATGTTATGATTCCCATAGTCAAGGCAAGTAATATAAAGCATTTAGAAGAGAACGCCGGAGCAATGGGGTGGAAATTAAGTAAGGAAGATTGGGAAGCAATAGCTAAAGCTTAG
- a CDS encoding pyrimidine dimer DNA glycosylase/endonuclease V — MRLWSIHPKYLDTRGLLGLWREGLLAQKVLLGETRGYKNHPQLIRFKRTSDPILYLGTYLYYVYLEGVRRGYSFNKEKIVKYDLTLRMPVTEGQINYEFHHLLEKLKIRNPKIYAELLQVKIIEVNPIFFVIKGGMEEWEKVAFFNTQNAI; from the coding sequence ATGAGACTTTGGTCAATTCATCCAAAATACCTTGATACTCGAGGACTTTTAGGCTTATGGAGAGAAGGCTTACTTGCTCAGAAAGTTCTCTTAGGAGAAACAAGGGGATATAAAAACCATCCTCAGCTAATAAGGTTTAAGAGAACGAGCGATCCTATTCTTTATCTTGGAACTTATCTTTATTACGTTTACCTAGAAGGAGTGAGGAGAGGGTACTCCTTTAATAAGGAGAAAATAGTTAAATACGACCTAACCTTGAGGATGCCGGTAACAGAGGGTCAAATAAATTATGAATTCCACCACTTGCTTGAGAAGTTGAAAATCAGAAACCCTAAAATATATGCAGAGTTACTCCAAGTTAAAATAATAGAGGTAAACCCTATATTCTTCGTCATTAAAGGTGGAATGGAAGAATGGGAAAAGGTTGCATTTTTTAATACGCAGAATGCAATATAA
- a CDS encoding RNA-guided endonuclease TnpB family protein, with translation MARRGNKAIRSTVSMKIAVSDSLLALVNNYVKALRFTLFWLKENVKNPEEKGVLSKVHEELYEKLRGEYNLPSKVAEDCYRDALSIYKGWYNNPRRGRFPRVYKLTVWLTPKASYDVDFERMIVRITSVGELPILGYPRNLKEYLSWRMREARLVIRDGKAFLKVVFEKEGEKVEARESIAVDVNMAEVVVGKDDKNYVRIPTRLEEAHHWKSLAENLQRKYPRRWMENKRILYRVRSFHIKAKRVMEDFARKVGRWVVEVTRMMGSNVIKLENLKNLIKNVEKLPKEFHDKLYLMQYRRIQYWIVWQAKKHGMIVEFVNPSYSSISCPKCGQRMVEVSHRWFKCSCGYENDRDVIAVVNLNGRGSLSLSTAPQMRDVRTNR, from the coding sequence ATGGCTAGGAGGGGAAATAAAGCGATCAGATCAACTGTTTCGATGAAGATCGCAGTCTCTGATTCCCTCCTAGCCCTTGTTAATAACTACGTTAAAGCACTCCGTTTCACCCTATTCTGGCTGAAGGAAAATGTGAAAAACCCGGAAGAGAAGGGAGTGCTTTCGAAAGTCCACGAGGAGTTGTATGAGAAGTTAAGAGGGGAATACAATCTACCGTCAAAGGTTGCTGAGGACTGTTATCGTGATGCCCTTTCAATATACAAGGGATGGTATAATAATCCGAGAAGGGGACGTTTCCCAAGAGTGTATAAACTCACTGTTTGGTTAACACCAAAGGCTAGCTATGACGTGGATTTCGAGAGAATGATTGTTAGGATAACAAGTGTTGGAGAACTACCAATCTTGGGATATCCTAGGAACTTGAAGGAGTACTTAAGCTGGAGGATGAGGGAGGCTAGGTTAGTGATCAGAGACGGTAAGGCTTTCCTCAAGGTCGTTTTTGAGAAAGAAGGAGAGAAGGTTGAGGCAAGGGAAAGTATTGCCGTAGACGTTAATATGGCTGAAGTAGTCGTAGGGAAGGACGACAAAAACTACGTTAGGATTCCAACTCGTCTCGAAGAGGCTCATCACTGGAAGTCTTTAGCTGAAAACCTACAAAGGAAATACCCAAGGAGGTGGATGGAGAATAAGAGGATCTTGTATAGAGTCCGTTCTTTCCACATAAAGGCTAAGAGGGTTATGGAGGATTTTGCTAGAAAAGTGGGGAGGTGGGTTGTTGAAGTAACAAGAATGATGGGTTCTAACGTCATTAAGTTAGAGAACCTTAAGAACCTCATCAAGAATGTGGAAAAGCTACCTAAGGAGTTTCACGATAAGTTGTATCTTATGCAGTATCGTCGTATTCAATATTGGATTGTTTGGCAGGCTAAGAAACACGGAATGATTGTTGAGTTTGTTAATCCCAGTTATTCTTCAATCTCATGCCCAAAATGCGGTCAAAGGATGGTTGAGGTTTCCCATCGTTGGTTTAAGTGCTCATGTGGTTATGAGAATGATCGTGATGTTATTGCTGTAGTTAATCTTAATGGGAGGGGTTCTCTGAGCCTCTCGACTGCCCCTCAAATGAGGGATGTAAGAACGAATCGATGA
- the sfsA gene encoding DNA/RNA nuclease SfsA has product MNLSSLVYEFKETLHEEIVESRLNRFLVQTKSGKLCHLHDPGRLEELIYPGNRILIRQTEKGRGRKTSCQVTAAWDGRWVITDSSIHNVIAKKFLPENSRSEVKLGDSRIDFFFENTYVEVKGCTLVKNGVALFPDAPTERGRRHLEELMKAIESGMKAKLLVLVMRDDAECFSPNAETDKKFAETFYLALAKGLEVEIKEFKLEGNKVYYVRDIPLCGKG; this is encoded by the coding sequence ATGAATTTATCATCACTCGTTTACGAATTTAAGGAAACTCTTCACGAGGAAATTGTGGAAAGTAGATTAAATAGATTTCTGGTACAAACAAAGAGTGGAAAGCTTTGCCACTTGCATGATCCGGGAAGACTAGAAGAACTGATTTACCCTGGAAATAGAATTCTTATAAGACAAACTGAAAAAGGTAGAGGAAGGAAAACTTCCTGCCAAGTGACTGCGGCCTGGGACGGAAGATGGGTTATAACTGACTCCAGTATTCACAACGTTATTGCTAAAAAGTTTCTTCCAGAGAATTCGAGGTCGGAAGTAAAGCTTGGAGACAGTAGAATAGATTTCTTTTTTGAGAATACTTACGTTGAAGTGAAAGGTTGTACGCTCGTTAAGAACGGAGTAGCACTTTTCCCTGATGCGCCAACCGAGAGAGGTAGGAGACATTTGGAAGAGCTGATGAAGGCAATTGAAAGTGGAATGAAGGCAAAGCTTCTAGTCTTGGTAATGAGAGATGATGCGGAGTGTTTTTCTCCGAATGCTGAAACTGATAAAAAGTTTGCTGAAACTTTCTATCTAGCGCTAGCCAAGGGCTTAGAAGTTGAAATTAAGGAGTTTAAACTTGAAGGAAATAAGGTATATTACGTTAGGGATATTCCGCTATGTGGTAAAGGTTAA
- a CDS encoding ATP-binding cassette domain-containing protein → MIELSDVHVYYDKEVIKGVNMKVDGEKVLLLGPNGSGKSTLLSAIAGIIPYKGSIRIDGMEVRNVKNYNAVATNLPQAFSIGLPIDDVIEIYDELKGLKINVKVELEKLGIKTNKKIYQLSAGQGVIVRTLIALATDPKVILIDKPFENVDVAKRKIVVNWLKEYGKEGIIVTHEVDIAKQFSDYKAFIILEGKVFGPITVSDLLSSSVVMGEDPSALLTLEINGRKVLLVRGDKGYKMNAIGNLERLYNLVEE, encoded by the coding sequence ATGATAGAACTTAGCGACGTTCACGTATATTACGATAAGGAAGTAATAAAAGGAGTAAACATGAAGGTAGATGGCGAAAAAGTGCTACTTCTAGGCCCTAATGGTTCCGGCAAATCAACGTTACTTAGTGCCATTGCAGGAATAATTCCGTACAAGGGAAGCATAAGGATTGATGGAATGGAAGTTAGGAACGTCAAGAACTATAACGCAGTTGCAACTAATTTACCTCAAGCTTTTTCTATAGGGCTGCCAATAGACGACGTAATAGAGATTTACGATGAGTTAAAAGGATTAAAGATTAACGTAAAAGTAGAGCTTGAGAAGTTAGGAATAAAAACTAACAAGAAGATTTACCAACTTTCGGCAGGGCAGGGAGTTATAGTTAGGACTCTCATTGCCTTGGCTACAGATCCTAAGGTAATTCTAATTGATAAACCATTCGAGAACGTAGATGTTGCAAAGAGGAAAATTGTAGTAAATTGGTTAAAAGAATACGGTAAGGAGGGAATAATAGTAACTCACGAAGTTGATATTGCAAAGCAGTTCAGCGATTATAAGGCTTTCATTATACTTGAAGGAAAAGTATTTGGGCCAATAACTGTTAGCGACTTATTATCTTCCTCAGTAGTTATGGGAGAAGATCCTTCAGCTTTGCTTACCTTAGAAATTAACGGGAGGAAAGTGTTGTTGGTTAGAGGAGATAAAGGATATAAGATGAACGCAATAGGCAATTTAGAGAGGCTGTATAATTTAGTGGAGGAATGA